TGTGAAGAAGGGGgtcaaatttatttccttttctcatatgTAACTCCAAATGACCCATTGTCATTCACTGAAAGCGTATGTTTATTGCAAATCAGGGGTCTTGTGTATGGCAGGTTTTGAGTTCTCTAtttggttccatttttttttttttctgctatccTAACACCGGTGCTACCTGTCTTcatactatagctttataatctgttttattatttGGTAATTTAAGTTCATcagctttttgtgttttcttcatgacTGTCTTGGCTCTTGGCCctttacattatatgtatatgtaaaatccatatatgttttagaatcagcttgccaattttcatacaaaaaaaaagcctgctaGGATTTTTGGCTAGGATTACATTATATCAATGATCGGTTTGGAGAATATTGACAccagtttttcttaatttctttcagcagtgtacCACAATTTTTAGTGGAAAGATTTTAGAAATCTTTTAATATGTTCATTTCTAGGAGTTTGATGCTTTTTTGAtgcttttttaagtgaaattttcaaaagttaattttctaattgtttgaTGCTAGTATTATGTTAGGttcttctaaattttctttgCATACTGTCGTATCATCTATGAATAATGAaaggatgttttctttcttttatttgtaccttttatttcattttcttgtcttattacaCAGGTTATAGCCTCCCTACAGTGTTGAGTGGAAGCAATGAGGGCAGACATCTTTTGCTTGTTCCTGAGTTCGGTGGAAAACATTTAATAGTTCACAGTGAATCATCATGTTTGCTGTAGGTGGTTATAGATATCTTTACCAGGTTAGGGATAAAAGTCTCTTTTTCAAGTCTGACATTTGATGATTATCTCTGATTGtatggaaaaagtaaaacctaATCTGTAGGAGGGAGGAATAATGATGAAAACATGAGTAAGAAtcagagaggcaagagagagaaggagatgaagTATGCTAAGAAAAGAATACAAGAGGAATTTCCTAAGTGCTTCCTATGTTTCGGGCACCCTGAGAGCTGAGGTAGGTTGTGATCAATAGGTCACATGGCTAATGAGGGCTGGAGGTTGGGTGAGAACCCAGGTCTTCCGGAACCAGGGCTTATTCTTTCTGCTGTACTCAGAGGGAGAGTAAATAAAGGAAGACCTGAAAGGAAGGGAGCAGCTATTGTAAAGTCCTTTTATGGATTTTAGGACCCCGTTCTTTCCTATGTCTCcccatctgtttctttcttcctgtctctttttcAATCTCTGTTTCTAATTCAGTCATAATCTTAACCATGGACTCGAGCTCGTCTCATGATGCTCTCCACAGGGGGGAATGGTGGTAggtgtcttctttctccttctatccAGATCATATGAGGCTTCTCTGCTGTGGGCCACCtcttattttaattcagtttttacaTAATGCCGGTTGACACGGTCAGTCAGATCACAATGGCTAGGGAATGAGATTAATGGGCATGGTCGGTGCCTCCTTGGTGTCTTGGTGTCCATGCTCTGCAAATAATGACCAGTCAACAGTCACTGGTCCACATGGAATAAGAGGGATGAGCAAGCTTCAGCCTGGAGTGAAGGGTGCACCCACCACTCCTCACCCTAGACAAGCCCAACGTTTTGTGGTGACAAGCCAAGCTTATCTGTGGCAACTAAGGCCTCTATCCTGGACCAGGCCTAGGTGTGTTTGCAAGCCTTGCTGCTGCCGTGCTGCCTGAGCTTTCCACAGCTGGCTCCGTTCTCCTGTCGGTTTTGCTTCCTCTTTTGCAAAGTCTATCCTGAGGCTATTGTTTGGTTTTCTAGTCCTGACTGAATTAGGATGGTTCCATTTAAggtgaaaacaatataaaacaaccacaaaaaaagcgCCAAAGAAGAAACCGAATAAAGAAGTGTTTTTTAGTCTTTGAAAGATGAATGCAAATGTGTTTTTGCAGTGTTTTAATACATTCGAGATGCTTCCCTAACATTAGCCAATCTATCATAGCCTGCCCGGGAACCTGGTGTATTTATTATGTTGCAGGAAAGTTTTTTTGAGGAAGAGGCTGAAGGGTAGGGTGAGAAGGTGCCTGCCTGAAGGCCCATGAGTCATCAGATTCATTACTGAAGCATTAAACTACCTGCTGGTCCCTAGGACTGGCCCTTGGAGGGGTGGTTGAGGAAGCGAGGTGTGGTGGGAATGAGGTCATTATCTGACATTTTCCTGTTGTTCTGTACAGGCAGTAACCTTTATCCCACCCCAGGACTACAGCTCATGTCCTCTGAGTATGACCTTCTGGAGAAGTATGGATGAGTCAGCACTATCCAATCCCCATTCCTGGAGACAAagcattcagtgtgtgtgtgtgtgtgtgtgtgtgtgtgtgcgtgcatatgtgtgcgcatgtgcatgtgcatgtttaGCAAAGAGGACCATTGAAATTGCTTGCAGCTCTGAGATTTTCTAACTTTTTCTGTTGTATGCAACATTTTAAAGTAGGAGGGGTGCTGCGTGACCAGACATTTGTTTAAAGCAGTAGGCAGTCTTAGTTCCTAGTAACATTCTAGTAGTGATGTAATTGATGTCACTTGTAGACACATGTGCCTGGTCTTAGAAAAACATGAGGATGCCAAAATTAAATTCCTTAACTGGGCATTGATAGACCCCCTTGAGCATACTTTGAGAATCAACAAGGATGGGTCTCAACATTTCACATCTTCCTACGTTCTGACCTCAGGTGGCCTTCCGGATGGTGGTACATGACGGTGGCATGGTTAATAGTAATGGTACTTTAGTAATAGTGGATCCTGTTGAAGTGAGGTGACTCTGTTACGTGGGGTTGACTAGTTGGGTTGACTAGATCTGGTCCACACTAGTGACTTTCAGAGGCCAAGTTCAGACCTGCAGAAGCAGCTGTTAATGAGTTCATACGTGTAAAGTGCTTGGctgtatctggcacatagtaagccctcCATCAGAGTTAGTGAACGTGAATGCTATTGCTGAAAAAGAGGTGATGATTAACAGCCATCGGGACCTGGTAAAAGTAGGGTAGAGTCAGTGCTTGGGGACAAGAGCACCATTTAGGATGAGAGAGAGTATTCAGTGCTGGAGAGTACAGGAGACTTAGTGCTTTACCTGCCTCTGACCCTTCTGTTGGGTTCAACCTAGTTGGGTCACGTGTGCTCTGGAGTTGTGCCTCCCACAgcctcctgagggcagggaccttgtcTACCTCAGCAGTCTCTGGCCTGGAGCGTGTGCTCAAAAATACGTTGTTGAAAAAATGGGTAATGCGCTCAAAACGCTTCGACAGTGAGCTGTGGTATTTCCCTAAGTTTATATTCTCTGAACTAACAGCATCGTGCCCACAGTGAGGTCCTGCTCTGCTCTCCCGCCGAGGGCACAGCTGCACTGGGTACCCTCAGGTCTGGGGGCTCAAGACAAATCAGATTATCTTTCCCTGAGAGACCAAGCCAGGGAAGGACATTGGAACCCTACtgtaaaataaactattaaaaaagatAGGTTCGTTTAGCCTGGAGAAGAGAAACCTGGGGGTCCAGAGCTCTTAGTATTTGAAGAGCTTCTGGGAAGAAGAAGGCAAGAATTGTTCCTTATAGCCTTCTGGATAAAAATTTGATGGGAGATGAGAAATTGCAGAAGCTGTTTTTGTTGCGCTGTAAGGAGGGACTTTACCCTGGGGAGAAGTGGTTAGCAGAGTCTCAGGGGAGCTTTTTAGGTGGCTGTCCTGGGGTGTGCAGAGGACTTTGGAATCCACCTTCAGACTTCCTTCCAAAGTAGAAGTTAAATGGGATGAGAACAGGCTTCTCTTGCTTGTGGAGAAGTGAAAGCTGTTGAGGCAGTCAGGGTTGGTGAGAACCTTATCCATCTTGAACGATAAATGAAGGAACCCACCATTTCCTGAGCACTGTCTCTGTATCAGGAGCGTTGCTGGGTGCTTTCTTTACCAGACTTACTTGTCTTGGAACACGTTAAGGTGAGTAGTAGAGAAGGAAGCACTCAGGTGGAGTCAGTTGGCCAAGGCTCACATCCTTTCCAGTCATCTCCTGGGACCCTGTGCTGTCATGTTGATACTTTTTTAATACCACACCCACTTTTTCCTCATCTAAATAAATGATTTGCAGGTAGAACAGACCTGCTTCAAACTCTTCTGGAACTTTCTTCAGGGGCTTGGATGGGTTTTTGCCTTGTCAGCCAAGACTTTCCTCTTTCCTGCGGAGTCCTTGCCCAAGGCTCTCAATTGAAGTGTCccatttctcccccttccccttggTGGAGAGTTCCAGAAAGCTTTCTGTTGACCTTCCTTTAATTGCTAATAATTATTCAATTTTATGTAGCCCAGAGTGATAAATATTCATGAATAGCACAGTGCATCAGGATCCAACACTTTAagctattgtgtttttttaattaaactgaaACATGGAATTAAAtgcaataaaagggaaaaaaaaagagagagcatatgTACGTATCTATTTCAGTCCTGCTGTGGGACTGTGTGGGAGGCAGATCGGAAGCTTTGACCTGGATGTTGTGATGTTCTGTCTTAGAGTTTCTAAAGGAGACACGTAAAATATCTGGACCTGGccaggttcattcattcattcacacatttttttcattaattcactcaGCACATATTTACTACCATGAGCCCTCACAGTGCCTCTCAGTGGGCTACAAATAGACTAGAACAGGACCTAAGGAGCTCACGATTTAGTCCTGGAAGAGATAGGCACACAAATCAGCCATGCCGGAACTGCTTGGTGAGCATAGGTAAAGCACGAAATAGAGTGTTCCCAGAGGAGCAGAGGGTAACTTCCCCGGGCGGTTGATAAAGTGGCATGGGGTGGCGTAAGCCCCGTCAGGACTTATTAGTTGGTCCCGTGTACGATGCTTCTTTCTTCAGCCCACTGAGTCTCATCTCCCTTTCCCTAGAGAGTCTGTGGAGGCTGTGGACTCAGAAGTTGGACTGCTTGGGCTCATCTCAGCTCTGATGCTTACAGTGGGTGAACATGATCCAGTGCAATGTTAAAcagccctgagcctcagttttcttatctgtgataTGGGGATTATCACAgaacctacctcacagggctgtggtAAGGGCTACACTAGCCGATGCGTGTGAGGTTTCCAGAATGGTGCCTGGCGCACAGAATGTGCTCAACTATAGACGTGCCAGCCACCATTGCTGTTTGCTCTGAGGCCTTAGTCCATGAATTCTTGTGGCTTCTCTCCTGCTGTGGACTTCTCGGTTCTCTAGAGACCTCTTGTGAGGTTTGGCTCCATGAGGAGGCAGGCAAACGGCAGGTGAGCTATTGTTGAGAGTTCCAGAATACTGCTGAGAGCTGGCCTCGGGAGCCAGCGAGAGGAAGGCAAAGGCAGGGCCTTAACAAATACCTTCCAGAAGGCCCCCTCAGAGATGGGGCGGGAGCCTGGGTTGGGCACCTTggggagcagagagcaggagggacagcGGGAGGGGAAAATAGCACACCTTCCCGTGAATGCCACCTTGGATCCCTGCGCTCTGTGGGGAGGAAGACGCACTCACATGTGGGTGTAACACCCACTCCGTGGGTCgtgttttcctgctttaaaaTGGGAAATGTGAGTTATTTATTTGTAGCACATGCATGGTGAGATGCTCATGAACCAGCCTGGGGATGTTCTCCAAGTAAACAAACCCACTTTCTGGAGAGGCGGTTTCTTTTTACAGCCCCAGAGATAAAGTAGCCCCAGAAAGCGCACCACTGTCGGTTTCTAGCACCTCGACGTCCCTTCCTGGCTCCGAGAGGCCCATCTCtgccatcctcccccacccccgcctgcagCGTCAGCCCTCCCACTGAGTACCACCCAGCTTGCCTTTTTGTGTCAGTTCATACTGTAGCTGTTTCAAGTCAGAGGGGGATGGGTTGCCAAGTGGAAGAGGTTGTGGCCATGAGGAAAAGGCCCTGGGGTCACTGTCTGATAGGATGACCCATTAGGGTTGATTTTGTTTCCGAGCCTTGGTTTAAACACGAGCTCTGTGTGGTTTTTAATACACCACCGGCCCTCTCTGAGCctagtttcttcatccataatgATAGGATTGATCAGAATGTAAAGGCAGAGTCCTTACTGTAACCATCCAGGCCTCATGATTGGCCCTTGTCACTATGCTCACCTTACCTCTTGCTTGCTCCCCTGGTTTACTCGGTCCAGCTGCACTGGCATCTCTGTTTCCCCATAGATCCCAaatgctcctgcctcaggacctttgcatggactcctctctctctctctctctctctctctctctgaaatgctCTGTCCCTACCTAGCTGCATGTTTCATTTTCTCACCTCCTTCTGAAAGgagatgagaattttttttttttttttactgaaaattgCCTTTGTGTGAGGCCTGCCTTTGGCCCCCAATTTACAATTGTGTATCTCTCCTCACATTCACCTTCTTTCCCTGCTTTCGTTTTCctcaggaaccctcttgcatatTATCCATTTTAGTACTGCCTGTTACTTATTGGCTGTCCCTCCCATGGGCATGCAGGCTCCACAAGGACAGAGCATTGGTCCATTTTGTTTCCACCTCCCACATGGTGCAGCCTGTGGTGGGGAGTGTGACAGAGATGGGGAAACTCAGCAAAGCAAGGTGGTGGAGACACTTTGTGATCGCAAGCTTTCTGGTTCTTtatctcctgaactgtgagaagaGACGGCCTCCCGAGAAAGCAGTTTGTTTACTTGGAAAACAATCTGCATGCTGATTCTGCTCGGTGCCTAATAGATACTTGCTGAAGGAAAGAATACAAGGCCAAGCCTGGGGCCGCATGGCCTGGACTGCTCCTCTTATCAGCTCTGTGAACCTGAGCCAGCTCCTTAGACTCAGTGactttagtttccttctttttcaaaaggGGGTAAATGTGTAACTACCTTGTGGGGTTGTTGGGAGCTGTCCACGCAAGGCTGAAGAAAGCCTGTATCTTGGAGGTGCTCAGCaggttagcttttatttttaaaagtgcttttagTTCTCATACTCTACTTACGGACAGAGGGTTAAGGATCTTGGGTTGAGCCCTCAAGAAATGACTCCCATAGGCACTAATATGGTTCGTGCATCCTGCCTCTGATGCTGCctgagaggagggtgggggctgctggACAGATTGTAGGGGGTGCAACTTCATCCAGTGCTTTCATGTTGCTAAAGTCTTAGGAGACTGGACAGCGAGGCAGAGGAGAATTCTAAATTGACCCCTGGTTAGGAAATTCAGATGCCCTGGGTTCAGTACCCGGAGGGAGGTTGGGATGAAGGGAcctggctctgggctctgaagCAAGCTGGGTGCCAATCTTGAGGGTGGATGCAGGCAGCTTCtggtcttctctcctctccagatCTTGCTTAGTCTTGGCCCAGGATCTTACCTATTCAGATCCTCCCTGGCATCACCACCAGCCTGGGGGTCACTGGCTTTTAGCCAGTATTCTAGGGAATCTGCTTACCCAGGACATCTAAGcatgcttcagctcaggtccttaCAGAGCTCAGAGGAAGACCCCGAAGGTCCCAGTGGTAGGGACAGTAACTCTCACCCTGCCCACCACATTCCCCGCAGTAGACTAGTCAAATCAAGGTGACCTTGGAGCTGAGTCTTGAAGGGTTCAGAAAGCTGAGGAAGTCTTGGAAAGAGAAAGCCTTTCTTGTTTGGGCATAGTCATCAAATAGGAAGCGTAAGTTTGGGCTTCTGTTTGCCCCTTGGTCTTAGAGACAGCATGTACTTCTAAGGGCGAGAGTGCCTGAGAGTCTCCGTGCCTTTCCTTCAGAAATAACAGATGCTTAGAAGGGAGCCCCAATTGTCTGACCCCTGCTGGCCCTCCCACTTGCTTGTTTATggagaaatagaagagaagaggCCAGCCAAGACctacctggtgcttcagggaagCTTCCAGGATGATTTTGCTCCCAACATGAAGAAGCCCTGAGGACAGGATGCCtgaaaatgggagagaaaggtatttttattcttttgccttgGTGCTGTTGTGATGGCTCCTTTTATTTATGCTGTGGGTAACTTTTGGTGCCAGCTGATGTTTACTGCCTGACTCTTATCCCAGCCAAACCATCCAAGCTGGGAAGAGATGGGGAAGCCAGTTATATAAGACTGGTAATTCTGGGGTGGATTAGCCCTGGGATTCATAGGGTCTGGCTCAGCACCCGGCAAGGCCTGGGATGGGCCTACCTCAGTCAGCTTGGCTGCCATAAGAGATAGTGTAGGCTGGGAGTCCTGGCCCCCGTGCATTGGCACAGACCGCCGTGTGGCAGAGTGGCACAGTGGTCCCTCACTAGACTTTAGAGCTGGTCAGCCCCGCTCGATGCTAGCTGCTTGTGGGACCTCTGGACAGCCTTGGACTCACTCTGCTGCTCGGGcagctcatctgtaaaatggggatgatggtaATGATGCTTATCGTAGGAGGTTTTTGTGGAGATTCAGTGGGCCATTCCACGAACATACACAGCACCAGGCATTTGTTTAGAGAGTAACTCAGGAAATGTTGGTGTTGATGAGTAGAGAGGTGGGCAGTGAATGGATAGTGGTCGTGCCGTGAGAGGCCAGCTCTGGAGGAGGACCACACTGAGTGTTGCAGGAAAGCAGAGGCAGCACACAGCCTGTGTctgtgaggcagagagaaagggagccacaACTCGAGTCCAAGCATGGGCGTACTGGTCATCCCTGGTGTCGCCTTTGACAACAAGTCTGCTGCTCCCTGGCCCCAAAGGAATCCTTTTAGTGGCAGAGGCTGTGAGGGCCATCCACCAGTGCCTTTCTTGAGTGAGATCACAGGGCCGTGGGCCTTTAATGCACCCTCCCTGCCCAGCCAGGATGGGGAGGCAGCAGCTGCAAGGGTCACCTGCACCTGGCATCCTGCACATCCAGACCCAGGGGacattcttccttctgtttgaCCTGCATGTTCTGAGCCCCTGGGCCCAACACTGTTCCCCCAGTTTATTGGAATTCCTTACCTGCTGACTCCATCCCtggcccaccctccccacctctgcgCCCTCACAAAACTTATAAATGCCTAGAAAGAAGATATGACTACAtgcaaggttgttttttttttttttttttttaatagggggCACATTGACTTTTTGGGCAGAGAAATTCTTTCTGGTGCTGACTGTCATGAGCACTGAAGGACTTAGCACCCCTGCTCCCAGCCGGCATCACTGGCATTGTCCCCACCCTCTTCCAGATGTCCTCGGGGGCTGGCACCTGCCCCATTGAGACCTGCGAGAGCTGAGGTGGCATGGATGTTTGCTTCTCCTCTTGTGGGTTTCTTTGCTGACTCTGCTTTCTCTTTAGGGTTGGCTGACCCCCCTCCTGACACTTTACTCCTCATTGCCTGGTGGCGGTGAGGTCCTACAGCgctggtgggggtgggtaggCAGTCCTGGGGAGAAGCACAGCTGTGGCAGCGGAGTGAATGCAGACGGAATGAAAGTGGGCAAGCACAGGTGGCCTGTGGCACGGGGTGTCCCTGGAGGGGCGTCTGGCTCTGATTCTCTTGCAGACCCTGCTTGTCAGCTTGTCTGTGGTAAGAGGAggtcagggaggagggcactgtgTCTCTGGAAGTGAAGCTCTGAGCAGGGGTCTGGCATTCCCGGAGGCAACAGGGACTCTGTAGGAGTGCTCTCCAGGTCTCAGTTTTGTGGGGGAAGGCATCTCCCGGGAAGGGGCGACAGGACCAGCGGTGACCAgcttggggctggggtggggaggcacagGAACTGCCAATTGCCGCAGACTCAGGCTGCAGAAACATCTGCCTTACTCACCCCTGCAGCCAGCATTCTGGGCAGATAAAGTGATGAATAACTGATCGTCGTGAGCTCTAGAACACCCACACTCAGTAAACTACAGAGATGAAAATCTGGGGTCTCCATGGGGCTGGCTCTACTCTGGTATAACAAGCCTGAAAGGTTCAGGAACCTTGGGAGGGAGCCCGATGAATTCAGAATGCCACACCACTCTTCCTTTGACCTGTTTTCCTGCCTCCCTTTCACCCTCCCTACCATTTCCTAGGTATTCTGTTCccatccctcttcctttctccttgtgTTTAGAACCTTTTGCGTACCTGATGGAAAGGACCCAGGCTCCTGGGATGAGCCCCATGTACTCGGCGGTCTCTCTCAGAACCACAAATCCATCCCTCTCTCAGGCtcttcattcatctatccacccacccacccacccttctgtccgtccatccatccatccacccaccccccccaaccctgcttAACATCCTCCCTCCATCAAGATGGCCTGTCTTTCCCAGCTGGATAGTAAGCTCCATCAATCAGAGCATGTAACTGATACTTAAAAATCACCCAACCTGTCTGGCCTGGGGAATGCCACACCACTCTTCCTTCTGACCTGTTTTCCTGCCTGGCTTTCGCCCTCCCTACCATTTCCTAGCTATTCTGTTCCCATCCCTCTTCCTTTCTGGGGAAGTGCTGTTTGAGACACTTAGGAGCCCTCTGggtctcttcccctttcctgctgcCTCCAGGTAAGGAGTGGGGCTGAGTGAGTGGAAAAGCCCTTTCTTGATACAAAATGTCACTAGCGACTGAGCTTTTTTTAATGGTGAATATCCTCTATTATGAGACAGCCCCACGTTCAGATGTCTGGGAGAGGTCACACCGAACACAAATACACATTAAGGTGTAAATGACTGATGTGAAGTTGTCCTTCGAGTGTGAGGGTGCGCTCagagcaggggctgggagagCATGAGGTGTGGCTGGAACCACGCAGGAGTAAGTACAGGGGTGTGGCTGGAAGGGTACCACGCAGGAGTAAGGTACAGGGGTGTGGCTGGAAGGGTCCCACACAGGAATAAGTACAGGGGTGTGGCTGGAAGGGTACCACACAGGAATAAGTACAGGGGTGTGGCTGGAAGGGTACCACGCAGGAGTAAGTACAGGAGGAGAAGCCCTTCAGGACTCTCCTGGGCCAGTGGTTTCAAACTGAAAGTAGTAATTTCAGCGTATCAAAGCTTTGGCTCACTGGTAGCTCTTGAATCCACTGTGCGTCTGGAGAGAGTGGTGGGGAGCTTAGCGCTAGAGGTCATAGCTTTGGAGCCTGTCTGTCCTGGTTCCAATCTTGGTTCCCACGTCCTAGCTGTGTGCCCTCAGATAAGTTCTAAGCCTGAGGTTCTTCGTCTGTACCATGGAGATAGTAATAATACTGTTCTCATAGGGTCGTCCTGAGGGTCTGATGAAATAAGGCGTGCACTTCGCTttgcagagtgcctggcacatggttcAAAACATGAGTCACCGTCATCATCGTCACCGTCATCATCGCCACCCTCATCATCACCCTCATCCATAGCTTTGGGAGAGGAATCTGCGTACCTGAACCATCAGCCACAGCAGTGCCaggtttagcaaataaaaatataagcacatttcctcattatttatctgaaatccaCATTCCACTGaatgtcctgtattttatctgggaAGCCTCATCAATCAAGCCTCTCAGAAGCCAGGTCTGGATCTCCTCCCCCAGCTTGATCCTAACTAGGATGGCCAAGAGGGGTCCGGGAGGAggcgggggatggggaggaggcgggggcaggaggggtggccGGGGTGAGGGGCTGTGTGCGTGCGGGGGACTCAGCAGAGCTGCGTGCTCCGTGGATGCGGAGGGCGTTGTGAATCAGAGCGCGTAGACGCCAGCACCTGCCAGCAGGCCGTGGGCACGGAGACTAGCAGCCCGTGGGGAGGTGCTCCACGCCGGTTCCCAGTGGCAGCGGCACAGCAGTGGGGACcgcttctgttttcttcttgagaGAAGCAGCCAGCGGAGCTCTGAGTTTTCTCACCCTGGTGGGTGTGTAGGGCACCTCCCTCCAGTTTTCTCCTGTTCCtgctcatttccttcttctctgtcctcctgtcctccccccccccccccccggcccctcctcatctcttcctctctacctgcctccccctcccccccccccccccagccttttTGAGAGAGCTGGTGTGGGAGGGATTCTGACGCATTCCTGGTTACCTGCTGTTCCAAGCCCACAGGCTTCTGCCCCTCCACGTGCTGACTCCCAGACCGTCCCTTGGCAGCATGGCCCAAGCCCCCAGCAGCAAGGGAACATCCGAGGGCAGGTTCTATGTGACCTGGGGGAGATGAGCCACTTCCACGCCCCTCCAGGTGCGCAAGCCTGCCGGGGAAGCGAGGATGTGATGTTGCATAGGTCCCATCGTTTTTAGTACAGCTGGGGGTGTCCTTTCATCGGGTTAACATTCTGTTGTTCCATCTATTTTGGGGGCTCTAAACTCTGGCCCCCATTCATTTTGCCTTGGTGTAAAAGACCCTTCATGTCTCGTCCACttaatttttcaccttttttttggtctacttaattttttcttgctgtttctcCCATCACTCCTCCTCCCACATGAAGTCCCAGGTAAATGGAAGCGCTTTTCATTCTGAGAAAGCTCTGTGCCCCTCATACTTTCAGGCCTTTGTGCATTgtgtttcttctgtctttgcaagatctactcatccttcaaaattcAGCTCAGATACCTCCTCTTCTGAGAAGCCCTCTTGACCAGCCCCTGGCAGGCTTGACCTTCAGGGCTCTTTCTCCTATAGTCAGCTTTGTCTGTAGTGCCAATGAAGCCCTTGTTGAAATTGCCTTGTGAAATTGtgattgtttgtttgtatatCTGCCTCTTTATCCCCGTTGGAAGTTCCTCGAATCATGTCTTTTAATTATCCCTGccgcagggcctttgcatgtgctattGGATTTTCATGGAACACCGTCATCCTGTCACTGTTCACGAAATGGGCCCCGTATCAACCCTCAGATCTCAGCTTAGATGTCACCTTGTCTGCCCTGCCTGACTCACCTTACCCCTAGATGATTATTTATTACAATACCCTGTTTTCTCTTACAATAGTTTATTCGTacctgaaatttatttctgttttgtcagTCTTCAGCACTGGAGGATGGCACCAATGAAGGCAAGCCCCTCTTGGCTCGTTCACCATCATGTCCCCATGTCTTGGCCCAGAGCCATTTGTGGATAAGCTGGAGAAAGGCATTTGTGGAGAGAGGCATGTGCAGCAGAAACACTGAAGGCCAGGAGAAAAGGAATTCCAGATCAG
The sequence above is drawn from the Panthera tigris isolate Pti1 chromosome D2, P.tigris_Pti1_mat1.1, whole genome shotgun sequence genome and encodes:
- the LOC122231828 gene encoding uncharacterized protein LOC122231828 isoform X1; the encoded protein is MLLKRRERRNVEEEKGILIWNSFSPGLQCFCCTCLSPQMPFSSLSTNGSGPRHGDMMVNEPRGACLHWCHPPVLKTDKTEINFRLAHLEGRGSGSSPPGHIEPALGCSLAAGGLGHAAKGRSGSQHVEGQKPVGLEQQDCLPTPTSAVGPHRHQAMRSKVSGGGSANPKEKAESAKKPTRGEANIHATSALAGLNGAGASPRGHLEEGGDNASDAGWEQGC
- the LOC122231828 gene encoding uncharacterized protein LOC122231828 isoform X3, whose protein sequence is MLLKRRERRNVEEEKGILIWNSFSPGLQCFCCTCLSPQMPFSSLSTNGSGPRHGDMMVNEPRGACLHWCHPPVLKTDKTEINFRLAHLEGRGSGSSPPGHIEPALGCSLAAGGLGHAAKGRSGSQHVEGQKPVGLEQQASCPQGFFMLGAKSSWKLP
- the LOC122231828 gene encoding uncharacterized protein LOC122231828 isoform X2 — protein: MRGILIWNSFSPGLQCFCCTCLSPQMPFSSLSTNGSGPRHGDMMVNEPRGACLHWCHPPVLKTDKTEINFRLAHLEGRGSGSSPPGHIEPALGCSLAAGGLGHAAKGRSGSQHVEGQKPVGLEQQDCLPTPTSAVGPHRHQAMRSKVSGGGSANPKEKAESAKKPTRGEANIHATSALAGLNGAGASPRGHLEEGGDNASDAGWEQGC